From a region of the Prevotella melaninogenica genome:
- a CDS encoding SH3 beta-barrel fold-containing protein, with product MSTSFKNTMREVMNLAWQFVRKNGYTLSEALKCAWANIKLKAALSKRVVKFYFQKVDGTMREAYGTLMSDRIPATKGTKKTADTCQVYFDCEKDEWRCFKKANLVRIA from the coding sequence ATGAGTACATCATTTAAGAACACTATGAGAGAGGTTATGAATCTTGCATGGCAGTTTGTTCGCAAAAATGGTTATACACTATCTGAAGCGTTAAAGTGCGCTTGGGCTAATATCAAGCTAAAAGCAGCCCTTAGTAAGCGAGTTGTAAAGTTCTACTTTCAGAAGGTAGACGGCACTATGAGAGAGGCTTATGGCACTCTTATGAGTGACAGAATACCTGCGACAAAGGGTACAAAGAAAACAGCAGACACTTGTCAAGTGTACTTTGATTGCGAAAAAGACGAGTGGCGTTGTTTCAAAAAAGCAAACTTAGTTAGAATAGCATAA
- a CDS encoding helix-turn-helix domain-containing protein, producing the protein MDIKKVIKEHGWTLERLASEMTNKREDKKGISQSSLSQLLNGSTPLDRLQEIASIIGVSVSELVADEKDVSNTIICPHCGKPIKFEKV; encoded by the coding sequence ATGGATATAAAAAAGGTAATAAAAGAACATGGATGGACGCTTGAACGGCTGGCATCTGAAATGACAAATAAGCGAGAAGATAAAAAAGGTATATCTCAATCTTCATTATCGCAGTTACTTAACGGGAGTACACCATTAGACCGCTTGCAGGAGATAGCATCTATTATAGGTGTGTCGGTATCTGAACTCGTGGCGGACGAAAAGGACGTATCAAATACTATCATTTGCCCCCATTGTGGGAAGCCAATCAAGTTTGAGAAAGTATAA
- a CDS encoding phage integrase SAM-like domain-containing protein yields the protein MATFKALIKRGNKRADGTWNVVIRFTHNSKVRFIPTTMYITKKDITASFKIKNANILDKCNDIIKEYRSRLSELSLEFNDIDIDTIVSYIRQKKENKGVSFTEFAAKWIKESTIKGIKNYKTALNALCSFVGRDNILCEEINVKAMKAFENALKDRPRAQSLYPNCIKTIFNAAKEYYNDEDNDIIRIKHSLDRYKPVEQNVAEKRALDVETIRRIFALPYDNIRVKGKSSRHDLALDCFRLSFCLMGMNSADLYYADKLEDNTIIYDRMKTKDRRRDKAEIHVKITDYIKPLVEKYKGKTHVFNFSERFTTMESFNRAINIGLKEIGKEMGIERLQFYAARHSMATIAVNDVKISKYIVNDMLNHTDQSLRITELYIKKDFNTINEANVKLLDYVLKA from the coding sequence ATGGCAACATTTAAGGCATTAATAAAAAGAGGAAATAAGCGTGCAGATGGAACATGGAATGTAGTGATAAGATTCACTCATAACTCAAAGGTACGTTTTATTCCTACCACGATGTATATCACTAAAAAGGACATAACAGCTTCATTCAAGATAAAAAACGCAAATATACTCGATAAGTGTAACGACATTATAAAAGAGTATAGGAGTAGGTTAAGTGAATTAAGTCTTGAGTTTAACGATATAGACATTGACACTATTGTTTCCTATATCCGACAAAAGAAAGAAAATAAAGGGGTATCATTTACCGAGTTTGCAGCGAAATGGATTAAAGAATCAACTATTAAAGGGATAAAGAACTACAAAACGGCTCTAAACGCTTTGTGTTCCTTTGTAGGGCGTGATAATATCCTTTGTGAGGAAATCAACGTTAAGGCAATGAAAGCCTTTGAGAACGCATTAAAAGACCGTCCAAGGGCACAATCTCTATACCCTAATTGTATCAAAACTATATTCAACGCTGCAAAGGAGTATTATAACGATGAAGACAACGATATTATCCGTATTAAGCACTCCTTGGACAGGTATAAGCCTGTGGAACAGAATGTAGCAGAAAAGCGTGCCTTGGACGTTGAAACTATAAGGAGGATATTTGCCCTGCCATATGACAACATCAGAGTTAAAGGGAAGTCCAGCCGTCACGATTTGGCATTAGATTGTTTCCGTCTTTCATTCTGCCTTATGGGAATGAACTCTGCCGACCTATACTATGCTGATAAATTGGAAGATAACACTATTATCTATGACCGTATGAAAACAAAGGATAGGCGGAGAGATAAGGCGGAGATACACGTAAAAATAACGGATTATATCAAGCCGTTAGTTGAGAAATACAAGGGTAAAACTCATGTGTTTAACTTTTCAGAACGCTTTACTACAATGGAGAGTTTCAATCGTGCGATAAACATCGGACTAAAGGAGATTGGTAAAGAAATGGGCATTGAACGGCTACAATTCTATGCTGCCAGGCACTCTATGGCTACAATTGCCGTAAATGACGTAAAAATAAGCAAGTATATAGTTAATGATATGCTAAACCACACTGACCAGTCACTGAGGATAACGGAACTATACATTAAAAAGGATTTTAATACTATAAACGAGGCAAATGTAAAACTTTTAGACTATGTTCTAAAAGCGTAA